AGGCTCGGCGCCGCCCTGAGCGCCAGATAATCGAATGCCGGCAGATGCACCATGTCGAGCACACTGTAGACGAAGTAGATGTAGAGGTCATAGAAGAAGGTCAGGAGCAGCACGACGAATGCCAGGGCGACGAAGTCCTTATGGAAGACCCTGAATGCGGTGTGCATGAACAGGACGAAAGCCACCATGCCAAACGTATGGATGCCGTAGAGCGATCCTATGTACAGGTCCAGCATGGCACCGAAGACGACGCCGAGCAGAACACTCATCCTGGGACTGGCATATACCGAGACGAGCAGTATGAACATCAGCAGTGCCCGGGGGACGAAATAAACCTCCACACCGCCGATCTCCATCGGGCTGAAATCGGCAAACAGGAAATCCACATACATCAGCAGGAATGAAAACAGAAATATTATGATCGCCCTCATGCTATTCCTCCATGGATTCCGGATTTCTCTCGATTACGAAGACGACATCGACATCATCGACATTGCTCTTCATCTGGACGTAGGCATTCTGACTCAATCCATATTCGTCATTCTGGACCTCCACGACCGTCCCGATGAGGAGGCCTTCAGGATAGTCGCCGACGAGTCCGCTCGTAAGCACTTCATCCCCGCGGGCAAGTCCGCTGCGGTTCTTTATGTTTTCGATGACCAGAAGGTTCCGTTCCGTATCGTATTCGCGAATGTTGCCGTAGATCGGATTGCCATCATGAATGACCTCCACAGACATGTTGTTCTGGGATACGTCAGTCGTCAGCAGTTCGACATAGCTGGAGCCGCCGTTCGCACGTGCGACTGTGCCGATCAGGCCCTCCGGCGTCATGACCGCCATCCCTTCATCGATGCCGTCCGCCTCCCCCTTGTCGATGGTGAAATTGTTCAGCCACTGGTCCGGGGAGCGGGAGATCACCCTTGCATTGATGCTTTCATAGGACTGCTTGGAACTGATGTCCAAAGCTTCCCTCAGTTCTTCATTCTCGGCCTTGAGACGTTCCAGGTCCGACTGCATCTGGGGCAGCATCTCCAACTGTGCCCTGAGCTGTTCATTCTCCTCAACCGCATTGAAGCTCTGCCTGATGCTCGAGAATATGCTGCCGGCAAAGTTGAGCGGTGCCTCGATGATCATCTGCGAGCCGGCAGCCGCATCGGCGGTGAACTGTTCAGCTTTGGTCGTGGTACTGCGGTCGGTGATCGAGAAACCAATCAGGATGATGAGTATGATGATGCCGAATAGGATCATCAGCATGCGGTTACGGTTGAAAAGCCTGTTCACTGTAGAGCGCCTCCATTAATACGTTGATATATGATAAAAGAATACCATACACGGCCGGTTCTGATAAGCATATGTAAAATAAAAAAATAGAGAGGCGGCAGCCTCTCTACAACAGATAAGATAATAATATATATGATATCTAGAACAAGAATGGATCTGTTCTATCAAAAGCCACGATTCATGATGGACATCATTACTTCATGACTTGTTATGTCGTTTTCATTACATCTATTATGTTACATGTATTCGGGGATGCTTTCAAGGGGTGATTCGAAATTAAATGTTGTACTTTTCCACGTCACTGCCATAGGTGACGGATATTCCCAAAGCGGTAAATGACATCTTCCAGCATCTGATCACTGACGGCAAGGGATATTCTGATGTAGCCGCTCCCCCTCGATCCGAAGGGAATGCCCGGGGTCACGAGGATGGACTGCTCCTTCATCAGAAACTCCCTGAAGGACTCCCCATCATGGCCTTCCGGCACACGGATCCATCCGAATATTCCACCCCTTATGGGATTGATCGGGATGCCCATCTCTTTGAATGCTCCGGTCACCAGGTCACTCCGCCGCCTGAACTTCTCCTCCTGGTGCGGCAGTATCTCTCCTGCATTTTCCAATGCTGCAATGGATGCATCCTGCAGGACGCCCCACATCCCTGTCTGGGTATGATCCTGATACGTATTGATCGCTTCGATCATTTCATGGTTGCCTACCGCAAAGCCCACCCGGAAACCGGACATGTTGAAGCCCTTCGAAAGTGAGTATATCTCGATGGCACACTCCAGATCCGGGTCGCTTTCGAGCATACTCGGATGCCGACCTTCGAAGGAGAACGGCGCATAGGCGAAATCATGGACAATCCGCGTCTTCGTACCTTTGAACCACGCCACCGTGCGGTCGAAGAATTCCTTGTCTGCAACGGCGCCGAGCGGGTTGGATGGATAGTTCAAGTAGAGGAGCCTGGCATTATCAAGCTCATCGTCCGGCAACCTATCGTAATCCGGCAGGTACCCGTTTTCGGGAAGAAGCGGAAGATCATAGACCTCCCCGCGTGCAAGCCTCACGCCGGCCGCGTAGTCCGGATAGCCCGGGTTCGGCAGATAGACGCCCTCGCCCGGTTCGATGAACAGCATCGGAAACTGGACCAGGGCACTCTTCGTACCATAAAGTATCGCTATATTATGCTCTGCAAGTTCCACACCATACTGGTCAGAGTAGAACCTGATGATCGCATCCTTGAAGGACTGCTTCCCCCTGAAAAGACCGTACCGCTGGTTCTCTTCATTATATAGTGCATCTGAAGCCGCATCCAGAATCGGCTCAGGTGTCTCCCCATCCGGGATGCCGACCGCCAGGTTGATCAGCGGCAGTGGACCCTGTTCCACATTGCTCGCCATCGCTGTTTTGAAATAGCTGGGTGGTATGCTCTCAATCAGTCTGTTTGCCATTAGAATCCCTCCGGTTTATCGAAGCCCTGGAACTGATTGTCTATCGTCTGTTTAAAATGCTCAGACTCGACGGCTTCGATCAGAGCACGGGAAAGTTCCGTATCCTCATCCTCTGCATTGATGACAATCTGGTTCCGGAAATTCTCATTCATATTTTCAAGCTGCAGAGCATCCGCCAGATCCATGCCGCTTGCCAGGGCGAAGTTGCCTGGCACGAGCGACAGTCCAATCTGATCTACACTCCTCGGCAGCTGGCCCGAATCCTGGTAGACGAACTCGAGGTTCTTATTGTTCTGAAGGATGTCTTCTTCTTCGATGGCCAGCATATTGGCATCTTCAGCTATTTCTATCAATCCTGCGTCCATCAGTGTCTGGAACCCTCTGGAGGAATTGACCGGATCGAGCGGCAATGCGACTTCGCTGCCATTCTCAATCTCTGCGATGGAATCAAACTCGCTGGAATAGAGCCCCATCGGTGCAGTCGGCACCTGGATCAGGTTGATGAAGTCGGTGCCATTTTCGTTGTTGAAGTCCTGCATGAACGACTTGTTCTGATAGAGGTTGGCATCGAGGTCGCCATTATGCAGCGCATTGTTCGGCTGGATGTAATCCGTATATTCGACGATTTCCACCACATAACCCTGCTCTTCAAGTGCCGGCTTCAGTGCAAAGTTCACCATATCACTGTACGGCCCCGTTGATGCACCGATTGTAATGACCTCGCCCTCCCCTTCATAGAGCAGGGCGCTCGATCCGATGATCACTGCCAGTGTCGAAGCAAGAAATATCAATATTCCGCGCATATCAGTTCCCCTCCTGTCTTTGGCTCAAGTAGTCCCCAATGAGCTGTATCAGCTGGACGATGATGATCAGCACCACGACTGTCGCAACCATCGTCACCGTATCATAGCGATAGTAGCCATACCTGATGGCAAGGTCGCCGATGCCGCCCCCGCCAACGACACCCGCCGTTGCACTGAATGCGACGATGGAGATGATCGTCAGCGTAATCGCCTGGGTGATCCCGCGTTTCGATTCCGGGATCAGGACGTCCGTCACGATCAGCCATAGGGAGGCACCACCGGCGATGCTCGCCTCAATGACACCCGTATTGACACCGTTGAAGCTTGTCTCAACAAGCCGTGCAAACAGTGGGATGGCCGCGAGCGACAATGCCACACTTGCAAATACGGGACCATGCGAACTGTTCGTCAGCCATGTCGCAATCGGCATGATTGCGACAATCAGTATGATGAATGGGAATGAGCGGATGACGTTGGTCACTGCGCCCAGAAACTGATTCAAAGGCTTTATCCGAAACAGCAGCGGATTCGCCGTGATATAGAGCAGTATGCCGAGCGGCAGCCCGAGCAGCACCGCAAAGAAGATGGAGATGGAAACCATCAGTGTCGTCTCAAGCAGTGCACGGTAAAGGAGCGGTGCAATCTCAGTCAATCTCTGCATAGATTTCAGCCCTTTCTATTCCTTTGGATTCATCGATGAAGCTTTTCAGACGCCCTATCTCATCCGGTTCGCCCTTGATGTGGAGCATCAGGAAGCCGAGAGGCATATCATGTATGTATTCGATGCGTCCGTTCAGAATGCTGATGTCACATTCAAAATGGCGGTAGAGCTGGTTCACATAGTTCGCCTCAGCATGCTCGTTGAGGAATTTGATCGTAATCACTTCGGAACGATCGTTCACGTCGATATGGGACGGGATGACAAAATCATATATATCCTGTACGAAGCCCCTCGTCACATCATGCTTCGGATGGCTGAATATGCTGTAGACGTCATCGATCTCTACAACTTCGCCTTCCGTCATGACGCCGACACGGTCTGCAACTTCCTTTATGACTTCCATTTCATGGGTGATCAAGACGATTGTGATGCCAAGCTCCCTATTGATCCGCTTCAGAAGTTTCAGGATGGTCTTCGTCGTATCAGGGTCGAGTGCACTGGTCGCTTCATCGCACAGCAGGACATCCGGATGGTTCGCAAGGGCCCGTGCGATGCCGACACGCTGCTTCTGGCCGCCGCTCAGATTTTTCGGATAGCTGTCCGCCTTGTCGCCGAGTCCGACAAGGTCGAGAAGTTCCTCGATCCGTCCCCGCGTTTTCTTTTTGTCATACTTGCTTGCCTTAAGAACGAATTCAATATTCTGATAGACCGTCTTCGATTCGATCAGATTGAACTGCTGAAAGATCATGCCGATTTTCTGCCGGCGGATTCTGAGGTCCTCCCCCGCCAGACTTCCAAGCTCAGTCCCGTTCACGTTCACTTTGCCGGAACTCGGTGCCTCAAGCAGATTGATCAGTCTGAGCAGCGTACTCTTCCCTGCCCCGCTAAAGCCGATCAGTCCAAATATCTCCCCTTCCTCTATCGTCAGGGAAAGTTTTTTCAAAGCCTCGATCCTCTTCCCCTTGACTTCATATGTCTTCGACACATCTTCAAGCACAATTGCCATTCCACCACTTCCTTCCTGAAATTAAAAAGCCACCTGCCCAAAGGCAAATGGCTTCAATCGTTTATCTGCCAAGCCTGAGGCTTGCGGGATTTAGCACAGTACCTACCGGCCTGCTGCTGAAGCTTCACAGGGCCCAATCCCTCCACTTCTCTGGATAAAAGTATTCAATTGAATGCTCATCACTCTACATTAATGTGGGAGAAAAGTCAAATTTCAAAATATTGGCTGCCACAATTATTCCACTCCGGATACATGGGCCACCTGCATGGTGTACATCTTGGCGTATTCCCTGCCCGATTTGAGGAGTGCCTCGTGACTCCCCCGCTCGACAATACGGCCGCCATCAAGCAGCAGAATCTGGTCTGCATGCTGGATCGTCGAGAGTCTGTGTGCAATGATGAATGTCGTCCTGTTCCGGCTTACCACCTTCATGGCATGCTGGATCATCTGTTCCGTCTCCGAATCGATGTTGCTTGTCGCCTCATCCAGTACGAGCACCTTCGGATCGAACACCAGGGCACGTGCGAATGAAATCAGCTGCCGTTCCCCAAGGGACAGTGTCGAACCGCGTTCTGCAAGTTCTGTATGCACGCCATCCGGCAGTCTGGAGAGCATCTCAGTCCCACCTACATTCTTGAGTGCTGCCTCTGCCTCCACTTCCGTAATATCGGCATTGTTCAATCTGAGGTTGAACAGCAGCGTTCCGCTGTAGATGAAGGGATCCTGGAGTACAATAGAGATGTGCTGCCTCAAAGACTGCTTGCCGATGGTTTGGACATCCTTTCCATCGAAGCGTACGGTGCCCTCAGTCGGGTCATAGAACCGCATCAACAGGTTGATGATCGAACTTTTGCCGGACCCTGTATGGCCGACAAGCGCCACCGTCTCTCCTGGTGATACTTCCATATTGATGTCCTTGAGTACTTTGTGTGTGCCATCATATGAAAACCCAACCCGTTCGAAGGCAATATGTCCATCGAATTCCCCGAGCACACCGGTGTCATCATCTTCTGCCTGCGCATCAAGCAGTTCGAACACTTTGAGCGCCGCCACCCGCGCCTGCTCGTATACATCCAATTGGCGGATGATTTCGAACAGCGGGTTGAAATAGCGTGTAATGTAATCGACCAGGATGTACATCGTACCGACCGACATGGCCGCCGACCCGTCGAGGAAGGCGGATGCGAAAATGTAGACCATCACAGCGAACAGCAAGGAACGGATGGTCCCCATAAGGTTCTCTCCGGTGGCACTTTCAAGTCTGATCAGGCTGTTCGAACTTCTGACATAGCCATCGTTCAGATTTTTGAACTCCTCCGTCACCTCGGATTCCCTGTTGAAGGCCTGGATGATCGGCATGCCGCTGATCGATTCATTCAGCATGGCGTTGATGTCGCTGTTCCGCTCCCGCCGCATATGATTGTAGCCTTCCGAATACTTCCTGTAGAGTACCATCCATATGAGGACGAAAGGGATGACCACAAGCATGGCAAGTCCCGCCCAGAAGTTGATGACGAATGTCACTGCCGTAATGCCGCCGATGGTCAGAGTGCTCACCAGAAACATCGGCAGCACCTCTGAGAACATATGCAGGATGGATTCCGTATCATTCGTGATCCGGGAGACCACCTTGCCGGCCGGAAGATCGTCGAAGTAGCGGATCGGCAGCTTCTGCACATGCCGGAAGACATCGTTGCGGATGTCCTGCACTACAAGGGCGCCCGATTTCTGCAGCACGATCCCCTGAAGGTAGCTGAAGATGGCATGCATCATCTTGATGGTGAGGAATACGCCAAGGAGCTGGTAGATCGGCAATAGTTCTATCTCCCCTGTACCGTTCTGTATATGACGGTCGAGGATCTGCATGGCAATAAAGGGACCGAGCAGTTCGAACCCGACCATCAGCACCATGAGCGATATCCCCAGAATGAAATGTCCTCGGAACTTAAAGGCATAGCCCATCAGTCTTTTCATTTCCTTCATGTCGATGCACCCCCCTTCAGATAATAGTCGTTCTGCCGGCTGTACCAGCCATCTGAAGCGGACAACTCATCATGTGTCCCCATCTCTATGATCCGGCCGTCATCCAGGACGACGATCAGATCCGCATGCTGGATGGCAGACAGCCTGTGCGTCACGATGATGGTCGTCTTATCCGTACGATTCGTACGGATGCCGTCGATGATCCGCTTTTCCGTTTTTGCATCCACGGCACTGAGGGCGTCATCCAGGATCAGTATATCCGGATCCCGGATCAGGCTCCGTGCAATGGAAATCCGCTGCTTCTGGCCGCCGCTCAGGGCGATGCCCTTTTCACCGACCATCGTCTCGAGCCCCTCGGGCATCCGCTTCAAGTCCTGATCGAGCGCACTGAGATGGATTGCATCCTCAAGCTGTGCCTCCATCGCCCCGGGATTACCGAACAGGATGTTCTCCCGCACCGTCCTTGAGAAGAGGATGTTCTCCTGGGAGACATATCCCATCTTTTCCCGCAGTGTTCTCCGGTCAATCTCCGATATCGGCCGTCCATCGATGACCAGACTCCCATGCCCTGCCGGGTAGAACTTCAGAAGCTGTTTAATGAGCGTCGATTTGCCGCTGCCCGTCTTGCCCACGATGCCGAGCGTCTGGCCGCTTCTGAGTGTGAGCGATACATCATCCAGATTCGTTCTGCCACTCAATGGATATTGGAAAGATACATGGTCGAAATCCATATCTGATTCCTGTATGCCGTGCATTCCTTCATCATCCACATCATCTTCCGTATCCAGGATACTGTTGATGCGCATCAGCGAGGCATTTCCACGCTGCATGACATTGAACAGCATGCCTACTGCGAACATCGGCCATATCAGCATGTTCAGATAGACGTTGAAGGCCACAATGTCCCCGACAGATATGAGTCCGCGGTTGGCAAGCACCGCGCCATAGCCGAAGGCGACCACGAAGCTGAATGTCGTGACGATGATTGTCAGCGGCTGGAATAAAGCATCCAGGCGCTCCACTTTCATGAACTTCTCCAGATAGTCGTCCGTCATCCCCCTGAACCGCCTGTTCTCGGCCGCCTCCTGCACATAGCTCCGTGTGAGTTTCACCCCTTCCACAATTTCGAGCACCGAATCGTTCATGGATCCGAACGCCTCCTGGCTCTCCGTATGTGCCGCATTGATCCTTTTGCCGAGCCGCTGCTCGACAATCGCCAATATCGGCAGCGGCAACAGTGCAAAGAAAGTCAGCTGCCAGGAAATCGTGAATCCCATGACCAGTATGATCGTCAACATGAATGTCGTTGCATCGACCAGAGTCAAAAGGCCCATTCCTGCGGCCTGATTCACGCTCTTCAGGTCGTTCGTCGCCTTCGCCATCAAGTCCCCCGTCCGATTGCGTTCATAGAAGCTCGGCGACATGAGCAGGAACTTCCGCATCAGCTTCATCCTGATGATGCTTTCGATCTTCACCGCCCCGTCGAAGAGCAGATAGGACCATAGATATGTCGCAGTGTAGGTCAATATCGTCACTATGATGAATACACCGATCAGCTGCCACATCAGGCGCTCTGACATTTCCCCGCCGGCTATGAAGTCGATCGTCCAGCCAATCAGCTGCGGAGGTATGATTTCGAGTATGTTCGCCACAAGCAGTACAATTACGATTGTCGTATACTTCCATTTACGTTCTCCAAAATACCATTTCAATTTCTTTAGGAAATTAAACATGATATCACCACCCTGTCCGAAACCAGGGATTCAATCCACAATTACAGTCGATGGTCCCCTCTGGTTTTCCTTGTTGTGTTCTTCGTTGGTGTCATAGCGTCAAACTGTCTTATGCAAACTACAGATACCACATCATCACTCCCTTTGTTTACAGAATTTTCTCAAAAATGACATCAAAAAAAGTGTGCACTCCATTTGTGCACACTCATTACGAGCATAAAAATAGAGAGGCGGCAGCCTCCCTACAACAGATAAGAAATAATATATATGATATCTAGATTCAACCGGAATGATTAGAATCCATCAAAGGAGGCAACACTATAAAATTGGTTTACGGATGAAAGAATTACATTAATCATCGGTTTGACCTCCTTGTTATGTCATTTTTAAGTCACATTTATCGTATCTTAAACTATTTCGGTTTTCAACAGAATTTACAAATATTACAGAGTTGTAATGGATTTGTAATATTTAAAATCGCACTCTACCAGTCAGAAGTGAAGAAAAGATCGTATTTTTCATAATCTATGAACTTGGCGTGATAGAAGTCACAGGCTGCCTGATTTATATAGTTATGGTATATACGGTCATATTCATATGAACCAAAGAAAGGACCAGGGAATGCAGGCATAAGCAAATTTGCTTTTTCAGGAGAATGGCGGATTTCATTAAGTAAAAGATACAGTTCATTCACCATTTCCAATGACACCTTTATTTTTCCACAGTTTTCAAGACTGAAATGCTTCACAAAGTAACCCTGTAGAGCGTTGAACTTCCTATAGTAGCTATATTCAATGACTTCATTGGTTTCACGTTCCTGAAGATAAAGATACATATCCAATCCCATCTACCCACTCCTCATTTAATGAAATTCATTTCCTTTAAACTGATATACTTTCCCGAACCAATAATGATGTGGTCTAGAAAATCAACTCCTATCATCTCCCCACATTCATGAAGTCTTCTTGTAACTTCTATGTCCTCTCTGGAAGGCGAGGGGTCTCCACTTGGATGATTGTGGACACAAATGATTGCTGCTGCACTTCTTTTAACTGCTTCCTTATACACTTCCCTTGGGTGAACAATGGAGGTGTTCAAGGAACCTTTGAACATCGTCTCCTGATGAATCACCATATTTTTCGTTGATAAATACAGAACCACGAAATGCTCCTGTTGATAATATCTCATCTTCTCCATCAGAAGATCACTTACGTCATCCGGACTCTTTATATAAATATCTTCCTCAAGTGAATGCGTATGCATTCTGATTGCAAGCTCAATTACAGCAAGAATTGTTACGGCCTTCGCCTCCCCAATCCCCTTTACACTTATCAGTTCCTGGTAGGTCAGGCCTCTGAGCTCACGTATAGTTTTCATATCTTTTATGATCCTATTTGCTACTGTTATGCTCGATTCTTCTCTGTTGCCTGTGTTAATGATGATGCCCAACAGTTCCTGGTTGGTAAGTTTGTCGGGGCCGTAATTCATTAGTCTCTCACGGGGTTTGTCAGAATCATGCATTTCTTTGATTAATAGTGTCATAGGAACCCTCCGAAATAGATTGTATTTATCTCTTCATAAAGAATGAATGATAGGATAAGCGCATTTGTGATGAAAGGAACAAGAGGTATTTTGCGTGGCATATCACTTTTATAAAAGTGAAGAATGATTATAAACAATCCTCCTATTATATAGGTCAGAAGAATTGTATAGACGAAGAAATTGACCGGTGTAATCAGCGTGATAACTGTAAAAAGCTTGATGTCACCATAACCTACAGAATCCGAAAATAGCATGTAGAACAAATGAAGTATGAGAATAATGAATATATCTTTAAAAGGTTCGATATATTGTAGATCAGTCAAAAAAAGCCCGGTAAAAAGAAACAATAGACTCATATGATTTGGAATCGTAAAAGTTTTGAAATCATTGAGAGCAACCGGTATAAGTATAGTAATCATAAGATAATACAATGTGAGATCCTTTAGGGACAGGTCGTAAAATATGGGAAGGAGGTAAAAGAAAATCAGTAATAGTTCACAAATAAAAGAACTAATATCAATATTACTTTTACAGTGCGAGCATTTTCCTTTTAATAACATGAAGCTGGCAACCGGAATCAACTCCAGCCATTTCAGAGTATGATTACATGAATCACATCTGCTTCTTCTATAAAGAATGTTTAAATGCTTTGCTTCTGTAACTGCAACCATGAATGAAGCGCATATGCCACCGAATAATATAATCCATACCATAGTCTCCCTCCTCTGCTACAAACATATTATCTCTGATTTATTTTGTTGTAAAAATGCAGAAATGAAGAAACATGAGACCTTTATCTGGATTATTCTTTTAATGTATTTATAAATGCACAGTTTTCTTATTTCTGTATAAATTGGTTTGAAAATCATACATTTATCATCGAGCCAAGAGTGTTTAATATTTATTAATGAGATAAAGTTATATAAACCGGTAGCTCTGAAAATACAGGAGAAGACAAAAAAGACCCAGTGACTCCAAAAATTAGTCGAACTTTTTTGGGATACTGGGTCTTAGTTAAGTCCATGATATATAAAATTGATAATTAATCGTTTGAATCTTTCCGGATACGTTATGGCACCCATAGTTGGCAGGTGTTAATGCATATGATTAGAACCCTTTTATATGCCATTACTTATCCATCAACTCCTCTCAACAACACCTGCATAACTAAATCTCCCTCGACAACTCCGGCATATATACCGCTTCTCATACCCTTTCATATTCCTGCTGAACTGGTACCCACACTTTCTGCATTCGTACAAGTGGCTTTCTCCTCTATACATATGAGTACGTGTCCTGGAAATACCCAGACGATCGAGAATCCTGATGAATGTGGCATCAGAATCTCTGTAGGGCTGATTTTTAGCGAAGAGTGCATAGTGGACACATTCGTGGTACAGCACATCAAGGATGGTTTCATTGGGATTATTACTGATGAAAGTATGTGACATCACGATCTCCATTTCCTTATCCTGCGGTTTGCCCCGTATGTATTTGATGCGGAAGGCACCGAGTCTTGATTTCATGCGCTTTGAAATGCGGATCGGTATATCAAGTGGCATGCCGAATTCCCTTTTAAGGAAAGCATCTGCATGCTGCTCCAGTTGTATCTGTTCCATTTCCATCGACCTCTATCATTCTGAATTATCGTTGCCTTCATCTTCTCATACTTCGCTTGCTAACTGCTATATATTTTCAGTAATCAAAAAAAGACCAAGATATCATTACATATCTTGGTCAGTATTCATTAATGAGAACATTTTTTGAGAGCAGACGAGATAGTCTCTCTTCGATGTATGTTAACGTTTTATCTAGCAAATAATTTGCTGACTCTAACGATCTGTTCGACAGTCTTTTCAATATTAAAGGCAGCAACTTCTTTATCCAGTGCCTTCTCCATTGAAATCGGAGCAGTTTGGATGGAGAATACTCCTTGAATTCCTGAGTGGTTGAGTTGGTAGGCATCTGTGGTTAGATTGCCTGCTATTCCAATTACGGGAACCTCATGTTTAGAGGATAGGAGAGCTAGACCTGCAGGCACCTTGCCCATGGAAGTCTGTCCATCCATTTTACCTTCTCCCGTTATAACAAGATCTGCCTCTTTTATTTGTTCTTCTATACCTAAAGTATCTAAAACCAGATTAATTCCAGATTCCAATCGCCCATTCAAATAACCATAGAATGCTGCGCCCAATCCTCCAGCTGCGCCACCTCCTTCAATATTTTTCAGTTCTATACCAAGTTCTTGGAAAGTTGTCTGAGCGAAATTTTCCAGACATTTGTCCAACCTAATAACCATTTCTGGATTCGCACCTTTTTGAGGGCCAAAAATATAAGAAGCTCCGTGGTTGCCGCATAATAAGTTAGTGACATCACATGCAACACGAAAGTCACAGTCTCTATACTTGTCTGACTCATCAGTGGCTTCTATTTTATGGATTCTACTTAATTCTTCACCACCATAATTTATTTCGGCTCTTTCATAATCCAAAAACTTAAAACCCAATGCTTGGAGCATGCCAACACCGCCATCATTTGTGGCACTTCCACCTAATCCAATAACAAATTTACGACATCCCTCTTGATACGCATGTGCTATCAATTCCCCCACACCATAAGAAGTCGTAAGAGACGGGTTCAATTCTTTGGCATCGAGCAAGGGCAGACCACAGGCTTCGGCTATTTCTATAACTGCCATTGATTCTTCACGGACAATTCCATAAGATGCTTGAACTTTTTTATATAGCGGACCCGTTACACTGACTGCTACTTTTTCTCCACGCATTTTCTCTATCAATGCATCTACTGTCCCTTCTCCTCCATCTGCCATGGGGAAAATACTCAATTCTGCATTTGGAACAGCGTTTTTAATTCCAGCACAAGCACTTTGATTCGCTTCATAGGATGAGAGACTCCCTTTAAAAGAGTCTATAGCAACTACCACTCTCATTAGATTCGCTCCCCATGGAAATACAGTCTTTTCACACTCTATGCCTTATCTTTTACTACAGACAAATTATCAATAATTGCATTTGTAATATCTTCTGTGTCGTAATTACCACCCAGATCACGAGTCAAAATACCTTTTTCTGTTGTACTTCGGATTGCCTCATGTAAGGCGTTTGCCTCTTCCTTAAGCCCAAAATGATCAAGCATCAACGAAGCACTGTCAATAGTTCCGATAGGATTGGCGATTCCTTTGCCTGCGATATCTGGTGCCGATCCATGTACGGATTCAAACATGCTTGGCGTACGTTTTTCAGGATTGAGGTTGGCGCTGGCAGCTACACCAAGGCTGCCCGAGAGTGCACTTCCGAGGTCGGAGAGTATATCAGCGAACAGGTTTGATGCAACTACCACTTCCAGTTTTTCAGGGTGCATGACAAATTGAGCTGCCATTGCATCTACGAGCCACTGATCCGTTTCAACATCAGGGTATTCCTTGCTTACACGTTCAAATACTTCAT
The sequence above is drawn from the Salinicoccus roseus genome and encodes:
- a CDS encoding glycerate kinase family protein, giving the protein MRVVVAIDSFKGSLSSYEANQSACAGIKNAVPNAELSIFPMADGGEGTVDALIEKMRGEKVAVSVTGPLYKKVQASYGIVREESMAVIEIAEACGLPLLDAKELNPSLTTSYGVGELIAHAYQEGCRKFVIGLGGSATNDGGVGMLQALGFKFLDYERAEINYGGEELSRIHKIEATDESDKYRDCDFRVACDVTNLLCGNHGASYIFGPQKGANPEMVIRLDKCLENFAQTTFQELGIELKNIEGGGAAGGLGAAFYGYLNGRLESGINLVLDTLGIEEQIKEADLVITGEGKMDGQTSMGKVPAGLALLSSKHEVPVIGIAGNLTTDAYQLNHSGIQGVFSIQTAPISMEKALDKEVAAFNIEKTVEQIVRVSKLFAR